One window from the genome of Bufo bufo chromosome 4, aBufBuf1.1, whole genome shotgun sequence encodes:
- the DYNLT1 gene encoding dynein light chain Tctex-type 1: MDEFQTAEESSFVVDEVSNIIKESVESAIGGNAYQHNKVNQWTTNVVEQTLSQLTKLGKPFKYIVTCVIMQKNGAGLHTASSCFWDNSTDGSCTVRWENKTMYCIVSAFGLGI; the protein is encoded by the exons ATGGACGAGTTTCAGACAGCGGAGGAG tcCTCCTTTGTTGTAGATGAAGTGAGCAACATCATTAAAGAG TCAGTAGAAAGTGCCATCGGAGGAAATGCTTACCAGCACAACAAAGTCAATCAGTGGACTACCAATGTCGTGGAGCAAACTCTGAGCCAACTTACAAAACTGGGGAAGCCATTCAAATACATCG TTACTTGTGTGATCATGCAGAAGAATGGTGCCGGTCTTCATACAGCAAGTTCTTGTTTTTGGGATAACTCAACGGATG GAAGCTGTACTGTGAGATGGGAGAACAAGACTATGTACTGTATAGTCAGTGCCTTTGGACTTGGAATTTGA